A region of Plasmodium falciparum 3D7 genome assembly, chromosome: 12 DNA encodes the following proteins:
- a CDS encoding tRNA delta(2)-isopentenylpyrophosphate transferase, putative — MPFNKYVLLIYFILLVNINLFKKKKFNTSTRVGNCFMIYDKNIKLNKIEDIKKNNILQKEKRVFNNIILLRTNIDKKKKNLLKLLYNSSKLKTTGCQRKYKNRKCYSYLINNRRINTVECLRKVLNKSNYKIVSKLFKKNNVKTYMSNSNIDDSDIINLLKLNGKEKNMDNSKIGKCINTKNEEGDDELMSHKMNDMINYLNEDPMKIMNPLDITQLNFFRDGNSQKKEKIIIIIGVTCSGKTKFSIDLSEQLMKYKIKSEIISADSMQVYQNFNVGIAKVEEEEMKDVKHHLLDVCHPNDTFNAHKYINYTIPLIKNMNRNNKIPIIAGGTLLYIESLLWESVIDIRKEEEKKEQTYNGQIIKKEDEYLDEHLKLNNDIKCNGERNDDMVELDKYEHKTNEELYEELKNIDEERANQLHKNDRKRVCRSLDIFYTYNKKHSDLIKIKNHKNNNIDKMRFFPCIFYLDYNDDDLLKMKIKNRVDLMISKGLLDEAIKLKQINNDRKLSFPTKGINQSIAYKEFDEYIKKKMDNIDDQKLFEKCKDNLIRRTYKYAKKQRRWISNRFVKVYNVELNKIDVSNNYEKQLNNAIGIVLKFLKCQ; from the coding sequence atgccttttaataaatatgtgttACTAATatactttatattattagtaaatattaatttattcaaaaaaaaaaaattcaatacTTCTACTAGAGTTGGTAATTGttttatgatatatgataagaatattaagttgaataaaatagaagatataaaaaagaataatatattacaaaaggAGAAACgtgtttttaataatattattttgttaagAACAAATatagataagaaaaaaaagaatctattaaaattattgtaTAATAGTAGTAAATTAAAGACAACGGGCTGTCaacgaaaatataaaaacagaaaatgctattcttatttaataaataataggCGTATAAATACAGTAGAATGTTTACGTAAAGTATTAAATAAgagtaattataaaatagtatCGAAACTTTTTAAGAAAAACAATGTAAAGACTTATATGAGCAATTCAAATATTGATGATagtgatataataaatttattaaaattaaacgGAAAGGAAAAGAATATGGATAATAGCAAAATAGGTAAATGCATAAATACTAAAAATGAGGAAGGAGACGATGAACTCATGTCACATAAAATGAACGatatgataaattatttaaatgagGATCCtatgaaaattatgaatCCTCTAGATATTACTCAATTGAACTTTTTTAGAGATGGAAATTcccaaaaaaaagaaaaaattattataattataggTGTTACATGTAGTGGTAAAACCAAATTTAGTATAGATTTATCTGAACaattaatgaaatataaaataaaaagtgaaATTATTAGTGCAGATTCTATGCAAGTGTATCAAAATTTCAATGTAGGTATTGCTAAAGtcgaagaagaagaaatgaAGGATGTGAAACATCATCTTCTAGATGTATGTCATCCTAATGACACCTTTAATGCTCACaagtatataaattataccATACCccttattaaaaatatgaaccgaaataataaaattccGATTATTGCTGGAGGAACCTTGTTATATATTGAATCCTTATTATGGGAATCAGTAATTGATATaagaaaagaagaagaaaaaaaagagcaAACATATAATGGgcaaataattaaaaaagaagatgaaTATCTAGATGaacatttaaaattaaataacgATATTAAATGTAATGGTGAAAGAAATGATGATATGGTAGAATTAGataaatatgaacataaaaCAAATGAGGAACTttatgaagaattaaaaaatattgatgaAGAAAGAGCTAATCAGttacataaaaatgatagAAAACGTGTATGTAGAAGTTtagatattttttatacatataataaaaaacatagtgatttaataaaaataaaaaatcataaaaataataatatagataaaatGAGATTCTTtccatgtatattttatttagattataatgatgacgaccttttaaaaatgaaaataaaaaatcgtGTTGATTTAATGATATCTAAGGGATTGTTAGATGAAGCCATCAAATTGAAACAGATAAACAATGATAGAAAATTAAGTTTCCCTACAAAAGGAATTAATCAAAGTATTGCTTATAAAGAATttgatgaatatattaaaaaaaaaatggataacATAGATGATCAAAAATTATTCGAAAAATGTAAAGACAATTTAATACgaagaacatataaatatgccAAGAAACAAAGAAGATGGATATCGAACAGATTTGTAAAAGTTTACAACGTTGAATTGAATAAAATAGATGTCTCAAATAATTACGAGAAACAGTTAAATAATGCTATAGGCATTGTCTTGAAGTTTTTAAAATgtcaatga
- a CDS encoding RNA-binding protein, putative yields MKIQIIFILLLNMIHSFVIKKLKWEGEQYHKTKFQLYRTRYFRKYRTIPYIKDSGETHINELTRERVRLNKHTANSITLGANYLFICNLDNRLSSKDVTHFFNYFVGIDNCIAKIKKNRFTGRNMGHGILKFKKPCDATLVLLNYQGIKLGDKNIILTEAFKNDHLKQKKHICNVIPPSSRY; encoded by the exons ATGAAAATAcagattatatttattcttttattgaATATGATCCATTcttttgttataaaaaag TTGAAATGGGAAGGAGAACAATATCATAAAACTAAGTTTCAGTTATATAGGACAAGATATTTTAGAAAGTATAGAACAATTCCATACATTAAAGATTCAGGGGAAACtcatataaatgaattaacCAGAGAAAGGGTTAGATTAAATAAACATACAGCAAATTCAATAACACTTGGAgctaattatttatttatttgtaatttGGATAATAGACTGTCTTCTAAGGATGTTACACACTTTTTCAATTATTTTGTTGGAATAGATAACTGTATAgcaaaaataaagaaaaatagatTTACAG GACGAAATATGGGACACggtattttaaaatttaagaAACCTTGTGATGCCACCTtggttttattaaattatcaaGGTATTAAGTTGggagataaaaatattattttaacgGAAGCATTTAAAAATGATcatttaaaacaaaaaaaacatatctGTAATGTTATACCACCAAGTAGTAGATAttaa